One window of Mangrovibacterium diazotrophicum genomic DNA carries:
- a CDS encoding DNA-directed RNA polymerase subunit omega encodes MDFKKIKAEGTTVPRDLTELEAQTGNVYETVMILAKRANQISSEMKEELSQKLQEFASYSDNLEEVFENREQIEISKYYERLPKPTLIACEEYKQKQIYHRNPAKENRKGL; translated from the coding sequence ATGGATTTCAAAAAAATCAAAGCTGAAGGTACGACCGTTCCAAGAGACTTGACAGAATTGGAAGCTCAAACCGGAAACGTTTATGAAACTGTTATGATTCTTGCAAAACGCGCGAATCAGATTTCTTCTGAAATGAAAGAAGAGCTGAGCCAAAAGTTGCAAGAGTTTGCATCGTACTCTGATAATTTGGAAGAGGTATTTGAAAACCGTGAGCAAATTGAAATTTCAAAGTACTACGAGCGCTTGCCTAAGCCAACTTTGATAGCTTGCGAAGAATACAAACAAAAACAAATTTATCACCGTAATCCTGCCAAAGAAAACCGCAAAGGATTATAA
- a CDS encoding outer membrane protein assembly factor BamD translates to MRKYGPIGLLLILLTTACSDFNKIVKSTDYEFKYKKALEYYEDGEYVRSSTLLKELVNIYRGTSKADEIYYYYAKSYFGMGDYMMAGHWFRTLINEFPRSKYGEEAQYLIGYCFYEESPKPRLDQQVTQKAIDALQLFINLYPNSDKVEEANRLIIEMRDKLVYKSYLTGKLYYDLENYKAATVALTNSLKDFPDTKYREDLMFMLLRAKYYLAIRSVEDKKELRLSDALDEYFTFVDEYPGSKYRKEAEKFYETLAEELHYNEDIN, encoded by the coding sequence ATGAGGAAATACGGACCTATTGGGCTGTTGTTAATTCTGTTAACAACGGCATGCAGCGATTTCAATAAAATCGTGAAAAGTACTGACTATGAGTTCAAATACAAGAAAGCACTCGAGTATTATGAAGATGGTGAGTACGTACGTTCATCAACCTTGTTGAAGGAACTGGTAAACATCTATCGTGGTACCAGCAAGGCTGATGAAATTTATTATTACTATGCGAAAAGTTATTTCGGAATGGGTGATTACATGATGGCAGGACACTGGTTCCGCACATTGATCAACGAATTTCCGAGAAGTAAATACGGTGAAGAAGCTCAGTATCTGATTGGATATTGTTTTTACGAAGAATCGCCGAAACCACGTTTGGATCAGCAGGTAACTCAAAAAGCGATTGACGCGTTGCAGCTTTTCATCAACCTTTACCCGAACAGCGATAAAGTTGAAGAGGCCAACCGTTTGATTATTGAGATGCGTGATAAGTTGGTTTACAAGTCATACCTGACTGGTAAATTGTATTATGACCTGGAAAACTACAAAGCTGCAACAGTGGCTTTGACTAACTCATTGAAGGATTTTCCGGATACAAAATACCGGGAAGACCTGATGTTTATGCTGCTTCGTGCAAAATATTATCTGGCAATCAGATCGGTAGAAGATAAAAAAGAGCTTCGTTTGAGTGATGCTTTAGATGAATATTTTACCTTTGTCGACGAATACCCGGGCAGTAAGTACCGGAAGGAAGCCGAAAAGTTCTATGAAACCTTGGCTGAAGAGTTACATTACAACGAGGATATTAATTAA
- the porD gene encoding type IX secretion system protein PorD, producing MKNLSCLLVVFLIGISDVSAQELRCNISISSSKIQGANRNVFRTMQADLYEFMNNRKWTDHVYDIDERIECNIFIQLDEQVSSDEFKGSMTVQLRRPVYGASYETTLLNIKDKDFHVRYVEFQPMEFNETSNSDNLTSLMAYYAYIILGMDYDSFAPEGGTEYFQKAQQIVNNSQNSIYEGWKAYESERNRYWLIENILNRSYSGFRQCIYRYHRLGLDKMGDRLEEGRSEIAESLRLLQRLFRNRPNLYIFPIFFDAKADELVNIFSGSYPDEKNRVLAILNEIDPSNGTKYEKIKEDNTFNLNNE from the coding sequence ATGAAGAATTTGAGTTGTCTGCTTGTTGTGTTTTTAATCGGTATTTCTGATGTTTCGGCCCAGGAACTGCGCTGCAATATCAGCATTTCGTCGTCCAAAATTCAGGGCGCAAACCGCAATGTTTTCAGAACAATGCAGGCTGATTTGTACGAGTTCATGAACAACCGCAAATGGACGGATCATGTTTATGACATTGATGAGCGGATCGAATGCAACATCTTCATTCAACTGGACGAGCAAGTTTCGTCGGACGAGTTTAAAGGTTCGATGACTGTGCAGTTGCGCCGGCCAGTCTATGGTGCTTCCTACGAAACGACACTACTGAATATTAAGGATAAGGATTTTCACGTTCGCTATGTCGAGTTTCAACCCATGGAATTCAACGAAACATCGAACAGTGACAACCTGACCAGTTTGATGGCATACTATGCCTACATTATTTTGGGTATGGATTACGACTCGTTTGCGCCGGAAGGTGGCACTGAGTATTTTCAGAAGGCTCAGCAAATTGTGAATAATTCGCAAAACAGCATTTACGAGGGCTGGAAAGCTTATGAAAGTGAGCGCAACCGTTACTGGTTGATCGAGAATATACTGAATCGTTCTTATTCCGGTTTCCGTCAGTGTATTTACCGCTATCACCGCCTCGGCCTGGACAAAATGGGCGATCGGTTGGAAGAAGGAAGAAGTGAAATTGCGGAGTCATTGCGCTTGCTGCAACGTTTGTTCCGCAATCGGCCAAACCTTTATATTTTTCCGATTTTCTTTGATGCCAAAGCGGATGAGTTGGTGAATATTTTCTCCGGTTCTTATCCGGATGAAAAGAACCGTGTGCTGGCCATCCTGAATGAGATTGATCCTTCGAACGGAACGAAGTATGAGAAGATTAAGGAGGACAATACCTTCAATTTAAATAACGAATAA
- a CDS encoding tetratricopeptide repeat protein → MKRILLGVAFLLGTIAGFAQDAAELINQGNEALTAKEYAKAFELYDKAMNNLGEVQVDDAINFNIGFAAFQAEKYDAAVKYFDKAIAADANTASAKEYKANALAKLDKTDEAIAAYKDAIAVAEDPGALNYNAGIVAYKGKEYASAAEFFAAADAAGYNSENAIFYQAMSLKKIDKDDEYKAVLVAGAEKFPSNDKITGALANVYVSEGNVLYKKGVKILNGANQQVQAGTIKTTDDAYTKAVADSKVEFQAAYDVLQKAAALDAGNANAQKLIEACKTVL, encoded by the coding sequence ATGAAGCGTATTTTATTAGGAGTTGCATTCTTGTTGGGGACTATCGCTGGATTTGCGCAGGATGCAGCCGAATTGATTAACCAGGGGAATGAAGCATTAACCGCAAAGGAGTATGCAAAAGCTTTCGAATTGTATGACAAAGCAATGAATAACCTTGGCGAGGTACAAGTGGATGATGCAATCAATTTTAACATTGGCTTTGCAGCTTTCCAAGCAGAGAAGTATGATGCTGCCGTGAAGTATTTTGACAAGGCTATTGCTGCCGATGCAAACACGGCTTCAGCCAAAGAGTACAAAGCGAATGCTTTGGCAAAATTGGATAAGACAGATGAAGCGATTGCAGCCTACAAAGATGCTATTGCTGTTGCTGAAGATCCGGGTGCCTTGAATTACAATGCAGGTATCGTTGCTTACAAAGGTAAAGAGTATGCATCAGCTGCTGAATTTTTTGCTGCTGCAGATGCAGCTGGCTACAACAGCGAAAACGCAATTTTTTATCAGGCTATGTCATTGAAAAAAATAGACAAAGACGATGAGTACAAAGCGGTTTTGGTGGCTGGTGCTGAGAAATTCCCAAGCAACGACAAAATTACCGGTGCTTTGGCTAACGTTTATGTGTCGGAAGGAAATGTATTGTACAAAAAAGGTGTGAAAATCCTGAACGGTGCAAACCAACAAGTTCAAGCCGGAACAATTAAAACAACTGATGATGCTTACACAAAAGCAGTAGCTGATTCAAAAGTTGAGTTCCAGGCTGCTTACGATGTGCTTCAAAAAGCGGCTGCGTTGGATGCAGGAAATGCAAACGCACAAAAGTTGATCGAAGCTTGTAAGACTGTTTTGTAA
- a CDS encoding aminotransferase class I/II-fold pyridoxal phosphate-dependent enzyme — translation MDIFDKIKANQGEIGKYMKQAHGYFAFPKLEGEIGPRMRFQGKEVLNWSLNNYIGLANHPEVREADAKAAADWGLAYPMGARMMSGQTNQHEQLERDLAAFVGKEDAFLLNFGYQGMVSIIDALCGRNDVIVYDSEAHACILDGVRLHMGKRFVFQHNDMDGLRKQLERATKLAAKQGGGILVITEGVFGMSGDMGKLDEIAAMKDEFEFRLLVDDAHGFGTMGATGAGSAEHFGVMDKVDVLFNTFAKSMALIGAFVACERDICNYLRYNMRSQTFAKSLPMPLVIGAMKRLELLKNTPALREQLWTVVNALQGGLKEAGFDIGRTNTPVTPVYMKGGVVEATNVVVDLRENHGLFCSVVVYPVIPKGEIILRLIPTAMHTVEDVAYTIEAFKTIREKLANGEYRGEAIQQMGAL, via the coding sequence GTGGATATTTTTGATAAAATTAAAGCCAATCAAGGAGAAATCGGTAAGTATATGAAGCAGGCACACGGTTACTTCGCTTTCCCAAAACTGGAAGGTGAAATCGGGCCTCGCATGAGATTCCAGGGCAAAGAAGTCTTGAACTGGAGTTTGAACAACTATATCGGCTTGGCCAACCATCCTGAAGTCCGTGAAGCTGACGCTAAAGCAGCAGCTGACTGGGGGCTTGCCTATCCGATGGGTGCTCGTATGATGTCGGGACAAACCAACCAGCACGAACAATTAGAACGCGACTTGGCTGCCTTTGTCGGCAAAGAAGATGCCTTCCTGTTAAACTTCGGTTACCAGGGAATGGTGTCAATCATCGACGCGCTCTGTGGACGTAATGACGTGATTGTTTACGACAGTGAAGCTCACGCTTGTATTTTGGACGGTGTTCGTTTGCACATGGGTAAACGTTTCGTCTTCCAACACAACGATATGGACGGACTGCGCAAACAATTGGAACGCGCTACTAAATTGGCCGCAAAACAAGGCGGTGGTATTTTAGTGATCACTGAAGGTGTATTCGGTATGTCAGGCGACATGGGTAAACTGGACGAAATCGCAGCTATGAAAGACGAATTTGAATTCCGTCTGTTGGTTGACGATGCGCACGGTTTCGGAACCATGGGTGCTACAGGTGCCGGTTCAGCAGAACACTTCGGCGTGATGGACAAAGTAGACGTCCTGTTCAACACATTCGCAAAATCAATGGCGCTGATCGGTGCTTTTGTGGCTTGCGAACGCGACATTTGCAACTACCTGCGTTACAACATGCGTTCACAAACTTTCGCCAAATCGTTGCCAATGCCATTGGTTATTGGTGCAATGAAGCGTTTGGAGTTGTTGAAAAATACGCCTGCATTGCGTGAGCAATTGTGGACTGTTGTAAATGCACTGCAAGGTGGTTTGAAAGAAGCCGGTTTCGATATTGGCCGCACAAACACCCCTGTAACTCCGGTTTACATGAAAGGTGGCGTTGTTGAAGCAACCAACGTTGTTGTCGACCTGCGCGAAAATCACGGTTTATTCTGCTCAGTGGTGGTTTACCCGGTAATCCCGAAAGGTGAAATCATCCTGCGTTTGATCCCAACAGCTATGCACACTGTCGAGGATGTTGCCTACACAATCGAAGCGTTCAAAACCATTCGCGAAAAACTGGCTAACGGTGAATACCGTGGCGAAGCGATTCAGCAAATGGGTGCTCTGTAA
- the recN gene encoding DNA repair protein RecN, whose product MLLELHISNYALIDELNIQFYKGFNIITGETGAGKSIVLGALGLVMGQRADLNVLQDKERKCTVESIFNIKDYRLQDFFEREELDYDDQTILRREISPAGKSRAFINDTPVNLKVMQDLALRLIDIHSQHQNLELGNQSFQLNLVDLVADNKTLLVEYAKSFRASQKQAKVLRDLQEEAEKAKADLDYFQFQFQQLDEAKLKENEQQDLEAEQSTLEHAEDIKMTFGQFAEDLDGEELGLLVKLKDNVSQFSKLGGVVPKAKEVAERLESCYLELKDLVADCSDVAERTEHDPDRIQLVSERLDLLYNLQQKFRVGSVEELLALKEDYDQKINQIASFDDEIEAAEQKLVALQEDVNTKAAELSERRQAVAGRITESVEDVLQKLGMPNAVFRLSFETMPQAGPSGTDDLCFTFSANKNGQPQDIAKIASGGEISRVMLALKTLITDSKALPTIIFDEIDTGISGEVALKMGVILKQMASNVQIINITHLPQIAGKGEHHFKVYKYDEADRTYTSIRQLGVDERIDELAQMLSGSNASETARKTARELLE is encoded by the coding sequence GTGCTTTTAGAACTGCATATTTCTAACTATGCTCTTATCGACGAACTGAATATTCAGTTTTACAAGGGCTTCAATATTATCACAGGTGAAACCGGCGCCGGTAAATCGATCGTGTTGGGCGCTTTGGGACTGGTGATGGGGCAGCGTGCCGACCTGAACGTGTTGCAGGACAAGGAGCGCAAATGTACTGTAGAGAGTATTTTCAATATAAAAGATTACAGACTTCAGGACTTCTTTGAACGAGAGGAGCTGGATTACGACGACCAAACAATTTTGCGTCGCGAGATTAGCCCTGCCGGTAAGTCGCGCGCATTTATCAACGACACGCCAGTGAATCTGAAAGTGATGCAGGATTTAGCATTGCGCTTGATTGACATCCACTCGCAACACCAGAATCTGGAGTTGGGAAACCAGTCGTTTCAGTTGAATTTGGTAGACCTGGTTGCTGATAATAAAACGTTGTTGGTTGAATACGCGAAAAGTTTCAGGGCGAGCCAGAAACAGGCAAAGGTGTTGCGGGATTTGCAGGAAGAAGCCGAAAAGGCGAAAGCGGATTTGGATTATTTCCAGTTCCAGTTTCAGCAACTGGATGAGGCCAAGCTGAAGGAAAACGAGCAGCAGGATCTGGAAGCAGAGCAGTCAACACTGGAGCATGCCGAGGATATTAAAATGACCTTCGGGCAATTTGCCGAAGATTTGGATGGTGAGGAATTGGGCTTGTTGGTGAAGCTAAAAGACAATGTGAGCCAATTTAGCAAGTTGGGCGGAGTTGTGCCAAAAGCGAAAGAAGTGGCTGAGCGGCTGGAGTCGTGCTATTTGGAACTAAAAGACCTGGTGGCTGATTGTTCTGATGTTGCAGAGCGTACAGAGCACGATCCGGATCGCATTCAATTGGTTTCAGAACGCCTGGATCTGTTGTATAATTTGCAGCAAAAATTCAGGGTTGGTTCAGTGGAGGAGTTGTTGGCGCTGAAAGAAGACTACGATCAAAAGATAAATCAAATAGCGTCGTTTGACGACGAGATTGAAGCGGCAGAGCAAAAGCTGGTAGCGCTTCAGGAAGACGTCAACACGAAGGCTGCAGAGTTGAGCGAACGTCGTCAGGCGGTGGCAGGACGGATTACTGAATCGGTGGAAGATGTGTTGCAAAAGCTGGGAATGCCCAATGCTGTGTTCCGGTTGAGCTTTGAAACCATGCCGCAGGCTGGCCCGTCTGGAACCGACGATTTGTGCTTTACATTCTCCGCCAATAAAAACGGGCAACCGCAGGACATCGCCAAAATAGCCTCGGGTGGTGAAATCTCGCGGGTGATGTTGGCTCTGAAAACCTTGATTACCGACAGCAAGGCACTACCGACAATTATTTTTGATGAAATCGACACCGGAATTTCCGGAGAGGTGGCGTTGAAAATGGGTGTCATCCTGAAGCAAATGGCGTCCAATGTGCAAATTATCAATATTACCCACTTGCCGCAGATTGCCGGTAAAGGAGAGCATCACTTTAAGGTGTATAAATACGATGAAGCAGACCGCACCTACACGTCAATTCGCCAATTGGGAGTTGACGAACGGATCGACGAACTGGCTCAAATGCTGAGCGGGTCCAACGCTTCGGAAACAGCCCGTAAAACGGCGCGAGAGTTATTGGAATAA
- a CDS encoding TonB-dependent receptor, producing MWKQSQKRRQTLQTQKAERLVWKTLIILSLGLSLIFAPPLLQAQPANNHFQTDSLVAEYSIPIEEIRVQAFRYAQDLVKAPGAIAIIPANQLEEVPAQQIDFTLNQVAGVYMQSGSLNTSRLTIRGIGGRSPYASNKVRAYFEDIPLTNGTGETSLEDLDQQLIDNIEVIKGPASGFYGSGLGGTLLLHAPPVNRNAFGAETSFASYNQRNYRANIQLTAGEWSNGLYVNRLKSDGYRENNETNRTNLSYAGQYDAGNHQFNLILIQTDMKAYIPSSLDWEDFQNNPRQAAANWAEVRGYEDYQKQMAGLSVQSDWGNNYSSRISIFGQRKAAEELRPFNFLEEDTNYKGFRLIAEKKWYFPKSEFGLSFGNESFWENYDWQTSETDDHNFQLSDNAEKRKYFNFFSQLNYTSNKLRVSTGINLNQTKYDYRDHFLSDGNQSADHRFNPIVSPRLALSYSLTGHASLYGNISHGFSPPSLEETLTPDGQRNTDIKPETGWNTEIGSRGTIAYRLFYDLSFYYMEIKNLLVARRTAEDAYMGVNAGKTRHPGVELALNYRWLNQARLMSAFRFAGNYSPYKFNEFIDGENDYSGNDLTGSPKTRLNIVSDTHFRNLQLLVQFQYTGEIPLRDDNSIYTDAYQLVNLTLSYQKRWDNLELNVTTSALNLTDEHYASMVLINASSFGNQSPRYYYPGLPRNFAGSIRLKYLF from the coding sequence GTGTGGAAGCAAAGCCAAAAAAGAAGACAAACTCTGCAAACCCAAAAAGCTGAAAGATTAGTTTGGAAAACACTAATTATTCTTAGCCTTGGGCTCTCGCTGATTTTTGCCCCACCCCTGCTTCAGGCACAGCCTGCAAACAACCACTTTCAAACAGATTCACTTGTTGCTGAATACAGTATCCCGATTGAAGAAATCAGGGTGCAGGCGTTTCGTTATGCCCAAGATCTGGTTAAAGCCCCCGGAGCTATTGCAATTATTCCGGCCAACCAACTGGAGGAAGTACCGGCTCAGCAAATCGATTTTACACTTAACCAGGTTGCAGGTGTTTACATGCAAAGTGGCAGCCTGAATACCAGCCGCCTCACCATTCGAGGTATCGGAGGACGCTCGCCCTACGCATCAAATAAAGTGAGAGCCTATTTCGAAGATATTCCACTGACCAACGGAACCGGCGAAACAAGCCTGGAAGATCTCGACCAACAACTCATTGATAATATTGAAGTCATTAAAGGGCCTGCCTCGGGTTTCTATGGTTCAGGACTTGGCGGAACACTTTTACTGCACGCGCCACCGGTTAACCGAAACGCTTTTGGCGCCGAGACGAGTTTTGCCAGTTACAATCAACGAAATTACCGGGCCAATATTCAACTCACTGCGGGAGAATGGAGCAATGGTCTGTATGTAAATAGACTGAAGTCGGACGGCTATCGGGAAAACAACGAAACAAACCGAACCAATTTAAGCTACGCTGGCCAATACGATGCAGGCAACCACCAGTTCAACCTGATCTTAATACAAACGGATATGAAAGCCTACATACCCAGTTCGCTCGATTGGGAGGATTTCCAAAACAATCCACGCCAGGCAGCAGCCAATTGGGCCGAAGTTAGGGGCTATGAAGACTATCAAAAGCAAATGGCCGGCCTTTCGGTTCAATCTGACTGGGGCAATAACTACAGTAGCCGGATCAGTATTTTCGGGCAGCGCAAGGCGGCTGAAGAACTTCGCCCTTTCAATTTTTTGGAAGAAGACACCAATTACAAAGGATTCCGCCTTATCGCGGAGAAAAAATGGTACTTCCCCAAAAGTGAATTTGGCCTTAGCTTCGGCAACGAAAGCTTTTGGGAGAACTACGACTGGCAAACTTCGGAGACTGATGATCACAACTTCCAACTATCCGATAACGCGGAAAAAAGAAAATACTTCAATTTCTTTAGTCAACTAAACTACACCAGTAATAAACTAAGGGTTTCAACAGGAATCAACCTGAACCAAACAAAATACGACTACCGCGACCACTTCCTGTCGGATGGAAATCAATCGGCAGACCACCGTTTTAACCCGATTGTTTCACCGCGGCTGGCTCTTAGTTACTCGTTAACAGGCCATGCATCATTGTACGGAAACATCAGCCATGGCTTTTCGCCCCCGAGCCTGGAAGAAACCCTGACACCGGATGGCCAGCGCAATACCGACATAAAACCCGAAACGGGATGGAATACTGAAATCGGAAGTCGCGGAACAATTGCCTACCGGCTCTTTTACGACTTGTCCTTCTACTACATGGAAATTAAAAACCTGCTCGTTGCCCGACGAACTGCAGAAGACGCTTATATGGGTGTCAACGCGGGGAAAACACGACACCCGGGCGTTGAACTGGCATTGAATTACCGATGGCTCAATCAGGCCAGATTGATGTCTGCATTTCGATTTGCAGGGAATTACAGCCCCTACAAGTTCAATGAATTTATTGATGGTGAAAATGACTACAGTGGCAACGATTTAACCGGGAGTCCAAAAACCAGGCTGAATATTGTATCAGACACCCATTTTCGCAACCTGCAGCTGTTAGTTCAGTTCCAATATACCGGTGAAATTCCCTTACGTGACGACAACTCAATTTATACCGACGCCTACCAATTGGTAAATCTGACTTTGAGCTACCAAAAACGGTGGGATAATTTGGAGCTGAATGTGACAACATCAGCACTGAACCTCACGGACGAGCATTACGCCTCCATGGTACTAATCAACGCAAGTTCGTTCGGAAACCAGTCTCCACGCTATTACTACCCGGGACTGCCACGCAACTTTGCCGGCTCAATCCGACTTAAATACCTTTTTTGA
- a CDS encoding GIN domain-containing protein, producing the protein MRRIVYIIIISLVCYSFVACHYSKVAEEEQREVPVESFDKIYVRGNFSILLEQRNEPFLQMRGLPETLESVNVKTDPVTGWLELSRDKFSMSSPNLVIGFNDLSRVRIEGGASIHSDGFLDMEDLDIRVEGGANINLKLKAETIHLRGEGGVVYDIEGVANRLDSELFGVAYLKASALETDTAVVRIEGLGVASLKVNKLLKADMQGMGKISYQGDPEVDQSIEGLGKISRE; encoded by the coding sequence ATGCGACGTATTGTTTACATCATTATTATTTCACTGGTTTGCTATTCCTTCGTGGCTTGCCACTATTCTAAAGTTGCAGAAGAGGAACAGCGAGAAGTCCCGGTCGAAAGTTTCGACAAAATCTATGTGAGGGGCAACTTCAGCATTCTGCTAGAGCAACGTAATGAACCTTTTCTGCAGATGAGAGGCTTGCCCGAAACACTGGAAAGTGTTAACGTAAAAACGGACCCGGTGACCGGTTGGTTGGAGCTGTCACGCGACAAGTTTAGCATGAGCAGCCCCAATTTGGTTATTGGCTTCAACGATCTCAGCCGGGTACGAATTGAAGGCGGTGCAAGCATTCACTCCGATGGATTTCTCGATATGGAGGATTTGGACATTCGGGTTGAAGGTGGCGCTAACATTAATTTAAAATTGAAAGCTGAAACGATTCACCTCAGAGGTGAAGGGGGAGTTGTTTACGATATCGAGGGGGTGGCTAACAGGTTGGATTCTGAATTGTTCGGGGTCGCTTATTTGAAGGCTTCGGCATTGGAAACGGATACCGCAGTGGTGCGCATCGAAGGTCTGGGAGTCGCGTCGTTAAAGGTGAATAAGCTGTTGAAGGCAGATATGCAGGGCATGGGAAAAATCAGTTATCAGGGTGATCCGGAAGTGGATCAATCGATTGAAGGACTGGGGAAGATTAGTCGGGAATAG
- the coaBC gene encoding bifunctional phosphopantothenoylcysteine decarboxylase/phosphopantothenate--cysteine ligase CoaBC produces the protein MRLEGKHIILGVTGSIAAYKAAYLLRLLVKEGAEVQVVMTPAAKEFITPVTMSALSTRPVASEFFAANDGTWHSHVDMGQWADLMLIAPVTAATMGKMVTGIADNLLVTTYMSAKCPVMIAPAMDLDMFQHPSTLQNLEKLQSFGNIILEPGEGELASGLHGKGRMQEPEQIVEEVVTFFNGKKKLLNKHFLVTAGPTHEKIDPVRFIGNYSSGKMGFALAEELAEQGAKVTLVSGPVSLKCYHPNIKRVDVVSAEEMKQAALDVFSEVDGAVMCAAVADYRPKYPADQKIKRTAADMTIELEANDDIAACLGKLKTENQLLVGFALETQDEKSNALDKMKRKNLDFIVLNSLQDKGAGFGVDTNKITILTKDNKAVDFQLKMKTEVARDIVAQITASL, from the coding sequence ATGAGGCTTGAAGGAAAACATATCATTTTAGGTGTGACCGGAAGTATAGCTGCCTACAAGGCAGCTTATCTTTTAAGGTTACTAGTGAAAGAAGGAGCAGAGGTGCAGGTTGTGATGACACCTGCAGCCAAAGAATTTATTACCCCGGTTACGATGAGTGCCTTGTCGACCAGACCTGTTGCATCGGAATTTTTCGCTGCAAACGACGGTACCTGGCATTCGCATGTCGATATGGGACAGTGGGCCGATTTGATGCTCATTGCACCGGTAACGGCAGCAACCATGGGCAAAATGGTGACTGGTATTGCCGACAACTTGTTGGTAACAACCTACATGTCGGCCAAGTGCCCGGTAATGATTGCTCCTGCTATGGACCTGGATATGTTTCAACATCCTTCGACTTTGCAGAACCTCGAAAAACTGCAATCGTTCGGTAACATTATTCTCGAACCCGGGGAAGGTGAGCTTGCCAGTGGCCTTCACGGAAAGGGGAGGATGCAGGAGCCCGAACAGATCGTTGAAGAAGTTGTCACTTTCTTCAACGGAAAAAAAAAACTTCTGAATAAACATTTCCTGGTGACTGCCGGGCCTACGCACGAGAAAATCGACCCGGTTCGGTTTATCGGTAACTACTCTTCAGGCAAAATGGGTTTTGCTTTGGCCGAAGAATTGGCCGAACAAGGCGCAAAAGTAACCTTGGTTAGCGGACCGGTTAGCTTGAAGTGTTATCATCCGAATATCAAGCGTGTTGATGTGGTGTCAGCCGAAGAAATGAAGCAGGCTGCATTGGATGTTTTTTCTGAAGTTGACGGCGCCGTGATGTGCGCTGCCGTGGCCGATTACCGACCCAAATATCCAGCCGATCAGAAAATAAAACGTACGGCCGCCGACATGACCATTGAGTTGGAAGCAAACGACGATATTGCTGCCTGCCTTGGAAAACTGAAGACTGAAAACCAGTTGCTTGTTGGTTTCGCTTTGGAAACCCAGGATGAAAAGTCGAACGCGCTGGATAAAATGAAACGCAAAAATCTGGACTTTATCGTGTTGAATTCGCTTCAGGATAAAGGAGCTGGTTTTGGCGTGGACACCAACAAAATTACCATCCTCACAAAAGACAATAAAGCCGTTGATTTTCAGTTAAAGATGAAGACGGAAGTGGCTCGTGACATTGTAGCGCAAATTACAGCCAGCTTGTAA
- a CDS encoding DUF2490 domain-containing protein — MKKLLFLSAYLLLLKSLSAQERRDFYLWAKVAFDVKLTQTNDMVFSTRTDYRTDDSFRELTYFDLSFQHRVNDWYRFALAFRYAQKPVLGTDIYEYRPQIASFFTWGKGRLNYLGMVRIEQRWFNKGTNHQRIVQQFFVRFPALNERWLQPIVGEESFWKLTSEGLHRARLYLGAQIYEAPQWNVNLFYVRQTTKVLGSWYPDDILSLDLRLRLNSKKVFKSD; from the coding sequence ATGAAGAAACTCTTATTCCTGTCTGCTTATTTACTTCTGCTGAAAAGTCTTTCAGCACAGGAAAGACGTGACTTTTATCTGTGGGCTAAGGTTGCCTTCGATGTGAAGTTAACTCAAACGAATGACATGGTTTTTAGCACGAGGACCGATTACCGTACAGATGATTCCTTTCGCGAACTAACCTATTTTGACTTGTCCTTCCAGCATAGGGTGAACGATTGGTATCGCTTTGCACTCGCTTTTCGGTATGCGCAGAAGCCGGTGCTGGGAACTGATATTTATGAATACCGGCCGCAGATTGCGAGTTTCTTTACTTGGGGGAAAGGTCGTTTGAATTATTTGGGAATGGTGCGTATCGAGCAACGTTGGTTTAATAAAGGAACAAATCATCAACGCATTGTACAGCAGTTTTTCGTTCGGTTCCCGGCATTGAATGAACGTTGGTTACAGCCCATTGTAGGTGAAGAAAGTTTTTGGAAGTTAACCAGTGAGGGGCTTCATCGGGCTCGTCTTTACCTGGGGGCTCAGATCTACGAAGCCCCGCAGTGGAACGTAAATCTGTTCTATGTTCGTCAAACAACAAAAGTTTTGGGAAGTTGGTATCCGGATGATATTCTGAGTCTGGATTTGCGACTTCGCTTGAATTCAAAAAAGGTATTTAAGTCGGATTGA